One Thunnus albacares chromosome 12, fThuAlb1.1, whole genome shotgun sequence genomic region harbors:
- the LOC122994108 gene encoding caspase-8-like: protein MSAKDTVRRNKTAILATLCGDQKLILNKVHEKKLITQREYNNLKSINREDVEGHVIALVDKIMDKGEDTCRDFLNLLQTDEDVKTTFPDLKNIQKNDTCFLPLPVQATRLDNSDGPSQESKRRKEDDQYQLNSHPVGLCVIINNENFTDGRVRRGTDKDARSLAEVFSWLGFRVLMCKDQTRDQMDRALKVFASLDDVSQLQEFNVEEWSGSGFTGLREAPKHGDAFICCVLSHGSLGVVSGTDCEHLSIKQMTTTFKATDHSALKGKPKVFLIQACQGKDRQPGVLSPDLQADDSESMFIPQEADFLVAIATVEDYVSMRHIIDGSWFIQSVCQQLKEGCLRGEDTTAILRHVNSEVSQKEGSRNLGKAKQMPVVRFTLRKKLVLSPHHN, encoded by the exons ATGTCAGCCAAAGACACAGTGAGACGTAATAAAACAGCCATTCTAGCGACTTTGTGTGGAGACCAAAAGCTGATCCTCAACAAGGTTCATGAGAAGAAACTTATAACTCAGCGTGAGTACAACAACCTTAAAAGCATCAACAGAGAAGATGTAGAGGGGCACGTCATTGCACTTGTGGATAAGATCATGGATAAAGGAGAGGACACCTGCCGAGACTTCCTGAACCTCCTGCAAACTGATGAGGACGTGAAGACGACTTTCCCAGACTTGAAGAACATACAAAAGAATGACACCTGCTTTTTACCTTTGCCTGTCCAAGCAACTCGTTTAGATAACAGTG ATGGTCCTTCACAAGAGAGCAAAAGGCGGAAGGAG gACGACCAGTATCAGTTGAACAGCCATCCTGTCGGCCTCTGTGTGATCATAAACAACGAGAATTTCACGGATGGCAGAGTGAGAAGAGGAACCGACAAAGATGCTC GAAGTTTGGCAGAGGTGTTCAGCTGGCTGGGCTTCAGAGTGCTGATGTGTAAAGATCAAACCAGGGACCAGATGGATCGTGCACTGAAAGTCTTTGCCTCTCTGGACGACGTCTCTCAGCTGCAGGAGTTCAACGTAGAGGAGTGGTCTGGCAGTGGATTCACTGGTCTTCGGGAGGCTCCTAAACATGGCGATGCCTTCATCTGCTGTGTTCTGAGTCACGGATCACTGGGTGTTGTTTCAGGGACTGATTGCGAGCACCTCTCCATTAAACAAATGACTACAACATTCAAGGCGACAGATCACTCAGCTCTCAAAGGCAAGCCCAAAGTGTTCCTGATCCAGGCCTGCCAGGGGAAGGATCGACAGCCAGGAGTGTTATCACCAGATCTGCAGGCTGACGATTCTGAATCAATGTTCATCCCTCAGGAAGCCGATTTTCTGGTTGCCATTGCCACTGTTGAAGATTATGTATCAATGAGACATATAATTGATGGGAGCTGGTTCATCCAGTCTGTGTGTCAGCAGTTAAAGGAGGGCTGTCTGAG GGGTGAGGACACCACCGCAATCCTTCGCCATGTCAACAGTGAAGTAAGCCAGAAAGAGGGCTCCCGTAACCTAGGTAAAGCCAAGCAGATGCCTGTAGTTAGGTTCACGCTGAGGAAGAAACTTGTGTTGTCGCCACATCACAACTGA
- the LOC122994306 gene encoding uncharacterized protein LOC122994306, with translation MKLIFGSSLLILFWFWFSQSETEASDLDVCLESQMEPCENFDGNNISCFIYSTNILNCSWSFHTLQEDAQLFVCISICDTETTVDSLLFEGGVGSGSMVLGDYDDIYVVLQFTTSNSCMPNKTIHSCEYAHALIEVLSPPPNISVKVKDQGLSVTWDVPYSQKVTNPPCFEYELDMGDQEKPIHLEAEQSYTKPYADPTRTYSVRIRTRVTEDCRGSSRWSDWSDWSGTVRLAEVKQSETQYSIPVIISISLGIPMILLAVLLLVRHQRVCKVLFPPIPRPPSKYKYFLEKNYTFNVPVPSAKPEEEITEVQDAEQNPGTTF, from the exons ATGAAGCTGATATTTGGGTCCAGTTTGCTGATTctgttctggttctggttctcaCAAAGTG AGACAGAGGCCAGTGATCTAGATGTCTGTCTAGAAAGTCAA ATGGAGCCTTGTGAGAATTTTGATGGCAAtaacatttcctgcttcattTACTCAACAAATATACTCAACTGCTCCTGGTCATTCCACACTTTGCAGGAGGATGCTCAACTTTTTGTCTGTATCag TATTTGTGATACTGAAACAACAGTTGACAGCCTTCTGTTTGAGGGTGGAGTCGGATCAGGATCTATGGTTCTGGGTGACTACGATGACATATATGTAGTCCTCCAATTCACAACATCCAATTCCTGCATGCCCAACAAGACAATCCACTCCTGCGAATATGCACATGCCTTGATAG AGGTCCTGTCTCCACCTCCAAACATCTCGGTAAAAGTCAAAGATCAAGGCCTGTCGGTGACATGGGATGTGCCCTACAGCCAAAAAGTCACTAATCCGCCATGCTTTGAATACGAGCTGGATATGGGTGATCAG GAGAAACCCATACACTTGGAGGCGGAGCAGTCCTATACAAAGCCGTATGCTGATCCCACCCGCACCTACAGTGTGAGGATAAGGACAAGGGTTACAGAGGATTGCCGTGGATCCAGTCGGTGGAGTGACTGGAGTGACTGGAGTGGCACTGTCC GGCTTGCAGAGgtgaaacagtcagaaactCAATACTCAATACCGGTGATCATCTCGATTTCACTTGGAATACCCATGATCCTCctggctgtgctgctgctggtccGGCATCAGAG ggtATGTAAGGTTCTGTTTCCTCCGATTCCTCGCCCCCCGTCCAAGTACAAGTATTTCCTTGAAAAAAATtacactttcaat GTTCCTGTGCCATCAGCTAAGCCTGAGGAAGAGATCACAGAAGTGCAGGATGCAGAGCAAAACCCCGGAACGACATTTTAA
- the LOC122994308 gene encoding SH2 domain-containing protein 1A-like → MEREGVLVQSFYFGRIGSEATERLLERFGHDGSFLLRDSDTVQGAYCLCVRKAPFVHTYRLVNSTTGWSLQSSGIRLPSCRTLETLIENLRSGTASDVGLVPLTDPLDKTQLQEDFVYVEMCSRSSVY, encoded by the exons ATGGAGAGGGAGGGCGTGCTGGTCCAGTCTTTTTACTTTGGGAGAATTGGAAGTGAGGCCACAGAGAGGCTGCTGGAGAGGTTTGGACATGATGGCAGCTTTCTGCTGAGGGACAGCGACACCGTGCAGGGGGCCTACTGCCTGTGTGTGAG GAAAGCTCCATTTGTGCACACCTACAGGCTTGTGAACTCCACCACTGGCTGGTCCCTTCAG AGTTCAGGAATCAGACTGCCGAGTTGTAGGACTCTGGAGACACTGATAGAGAACTTAAGAAGTGGCACAGCCTCTGATGTCGGTTTAGTCCCGCTCACAGATCCATTGGACAAAACGCAGCTACAAGAAG ACTTTGTCTACGTAGAAATGTGTAGCAGGAGCTCCGTCTATTGA
- the LOC122993881 gene encoding uncharacterized protein CXorf38 homolog isoform X1, protein MDTIQKLNEEPVFWNNFKVHIGLRRLGECLEPFIDEEITVFHDGMKQQCGSARCEKKCEFSNWYSTCNQPIPPFDCEVCTAWRDAILTHHSNQNGKVMWTNSKPHLWSQDKWQVAKVYMSNGHKNHNSLGDFDIAALLCLMNQCKHFEKFKLRGLCEEVSFVRNSIMHSPNYQLKKKDLDNYMKRIRDLCKVLAKHHPNFGSLSREIDEIQHLDLILFARDNQAQNKEELEDKLVAALEANRKAKKTEDLLRRKVKKLEKTLSERDEEIKTLRFSCKEKLKAVKQEVIDDIGTMVVKIGKKVLQEFLQEAIKVILAKIEKFLGERAQPKISVGVSDYVQVVLPDWSCCWNS, encoded by the exons ATGGATACTATTCAGAAACTTAATGAAGAGCCAGTATTCTGGAATAACTTTAAAGTTCACATAGGTTTGAGACGCCTTGGTGAATGTCTGGAGCCGTTCATCGATGAGGAAATAACGGTTTTCCACGATGGAATGAAGCAACAATGCGGCTCCGCTCGGTGTGAGAAGAAATGCGAGTTTTCAAACTGGTACTCCACGTGTAACCAACCG ATTCCTCCGTTTGATTGCGAGGTGTGCACTGCTTGGAGAGATGCGATATTGACTCACCACTCCAATCAGAACGGAAAAGTGATGTGGACGAACAGTAAACCTCACCTGTGGTCCCAAGATAAATGGCAAGTGGCTAAG gtgtACATGTCAAATGGCCATAAGAACCATAACTCACTTGGTGATTTTGACATTGCTGCACTTCTGTGTCTCATGAATCAATGCAAGCACTTCGAGAAGTTTAAGCTCAGAGGGCTGTGTGAAGAG GTTTCCTTTGTCCGGAACAGTATCATGCATTCTCCAAATTACCAGCTGAAGAAAAAGGATTTGGACAATTACATGAAACGGATCAGGGATCTGTGTAAGGTGCTGGCAAAACATCATCCCAACTTTGGAAGTCTGTCTCGAGAAATCGATGAG ATTCAGCACCTTGACTTGATCCTGTTTGCACGAGACAATCAGGCTCAGAATAAAGAGGAACTGGAGGATAAACTTGTT GCTGCTCTGGAGGCCaacagaaaagcaaagaaaactgAGGACTTACTCAGGAGGAAGGTGAAGAAGCTGGAGAAAACCCTCTCTGAGCGTGACGAGGAGATAAAGACTCTGCGTTTCTCCTGCAAAGAAAAGCTGAAG GCTGTCAAGCAGGAGGTCATTGATGATATTGGGACGATGGTGGTGAAGATTGGAAAGAAGGTTCTGCAAGAATTCTTA CAGGAGGCCATTAAAGTTATCTTGGCGAAGATAGAGAAGTTTCTGGGAGAGAGGGCTCAGCCGAAAATTAG
- the LOC122993881 gene encoding uncharacterized protein CXorf38 homolog isoform X2, with translation MDTIQKLNEEPVFWNNFKVHIGLRRLGECLEPFIDEEITVFHDGMKQQCGSARCEKKCEFSNWYSTCNQPIPPFDCEVCTAWRDAILTHHSNQNGKVMWTNSKPHLWSQDKWQVAKVYMSNGHKNHNSLGDFDIAALLCLMNQCKHFEKFKLRGLCEEVSFVRNSIMHSPNYQLKKKDLDNYMKRIRDLCKVLAKHHPNFGSLSREIDEIQHLDLILFARDNQAQNKEELEDKLVAALEANRKAKKTEDLLRRKVKKLEKTLSERDEEIKTLRFSCKEKLKEAIKVILAKIEKFLGERAQPKISVGVSDYVQVVLPDWSCCWNS, from the exons ATGGATACTATTCAGAAACTTAATGAAGAGCCAGTATTCTGGAATAACTTTAAAGTTCACATAGGTTTGAGACGCCTTGGTGAATGTCTGGAGCCGTTCATCGATGAGGAAATAACGGTTTTCCACGATGGAATGAAGCAACAATGCGGCTCCGCTCGGTGTGAGAAGAAATGCGAGTTTTCAAACTGGTACTCCACGTGTAACCAACCG ATTCCTCCGTTTGATTGCGAGGTGTGCACTGCTTGGAGAGATGCGATATTGACTCACCACTCCAATCAGAACGGAAAAGTGATGTGGACGAACAGTAAACCTCACCTGTGGTCCCAAGATAAATGGCAAGTGGCTAAG gtgtACATGTCAAATGGCCATAAGAACCATAACTCACTTGGTGATTTTGACATTGCTGCACTTCTGTGTCTCATGAATCAATGCAAGCACTTCGAGAAGTTTAAGCTCAGAGGGCTGTGTGAAGAG GTTTCCTTTGTCCGGAACAGTATCATGCATTCTCCAAATTACCAGCTGAAGAAAAAGGATTTGGACAATTACATGAAACGGATCAGGGATCTGTGTAAGGTGCTGGCAAAACATCATCCCAACTTTGGAAGTCTGTCTCGAGAAATCGATGAG ATTCAGCACCTTGACTTGATCCTGTTTGCACGAGACAATCAGGCTCAGAATAAAGAGGAACTGGAGGATAAACTTGTT GCTGCTCTGGAGGCCaacagaaaagcaaagaaaactgAGGACTTACTCAGGAGGAAGGTGAAGAAGCTGGAGAAAACCCTCTCTGAGCGTGACGAGGAGATAAAGACTCTGCGTTTCTCCTGCAAAGAAAAGCTGAAG GAGGCCATTAAAGTTATCTTGGCGAAGATAGAGAAGTTTCTGGGAGAGAGGGCTCAGCCGAAAATTAG